A portion of the Streptomyces erythrochromogenes genome contains these proteins:
- a CDS encoding ADP-ribosylglycohydrolase family protein: MTLTLEDRACGALVGAAVGDALGGPVEGWTPDQIVERHGGRVHGIVGPWHENWRTARPIAPYHKGDGHVTDDTLMTHALVRVYETVRDHLDAYSVAEHLVPDLMSIPRWIPELEAEALPLQRIFLAEKWMVTRLHYAHADPREAGTGNIVNCGAAMYMAPVGIANAGNPAGAYAEALDIAGAHQSSYGREAAGVFAAAVAAACVPGATAASVAETALSLAKDGTRAAISAVCEVAGGYRDFESALAPLRAAVAPYDSVGPDYRTPSLDARRPSRLHAIEELPIALGMLLVADGRYEAAVLGAVNYGRDCDSIATMAGAIAGALGGEAVVPAVWAKQVAEASRLDLHAPAVALAAVAREIFARDRARRRAHESAFAAIATP; this comes from the coding sequence ATGACGCTCACGTTGGAGGACCGGGCCTGCGGGGCCCTCGTCGGCGCCGCCGTCGGCGACGCGCTCGGCGGCCCGGTGGAGGGCTGGACCCCGGACCAGATCGTCGAACGGCACGGGGGCCGCGTGCACGGCATCGTCGGCCCGTGGCACGAGAACTGGCGCACCGCCCGCCCCATCGCCCCGTACCACAAGGGCGACGGACACGTCACGGACGACACCTTGATGACGCACGCGCTGGTACGGGTCTACGAGACGGTACGGGACCACCTCGACGCGTACTCCGTCGCCGAGCACCTGGTCCCCGACCTGATGTCCATCCCGCGCTGGATCCCCGAACTGGAGGCGGAGGCCCTGCCGTTGCAGCGGATCTTCCTCGCGGAGAAGTGGATGGTGACCCGCCTGCACTACGCGCACGCGGACCCGCGCGAGGCCGGCACCGGCAACATCGTCAACTGCGGCGCGGCCATGTACATGGCTCCCGTGGGCATCGCCAACGCGGGCAACCCGGCGGGAGCCTACGCCGAGGCCCTCGACATCGCCGGCGCGCACCAGTCCTCGTACGGGCGGGAGGCGGCGGGCGTGTTCGCGGCGGCCGTGGCGGCGGCGTGCGTGCCGGGGGCGACGGCCGCCTCCGTTGCGGAGACGGCCCTGTCCCTGGCCAAGGACGGCACGCGTGCGGCGATCTCGGCCGTCTGCGAAGTGGCGGGCGGGTACCGGGACTTCGAGTCGGCGCTCGCACCGCTGCGGGCGGCGGTGGCCCCGTACGACTCGGTCGGCCCGGACTACCGCACCCCGTCGCTCGACGCCCGCCGCCCGTCCCGCCTCCATGCGATCGAGGAGCTGCCGATCGCACTGGGAATGCTGCTCGTCGCGGACGGACGGTACGAGGCGGCCGTGCTCGGGGCGGTCAACTACGGGCGGGACTGCGACTCCATCGCCACCATGGCGGGGGCGATCGCCGGAGCCCTGGGCGGCGAGGCCGTGGTCCCGGCGGTCTGGGCGAAGCAGGTCGCCGAGGCCAGCCGCCTGGACCTGCACGCCCCGGCCGTTGCGCTGGCCGCCGTGGCCCGGGAGATCTTCGCCCGCGACCGGGCCCGCCGCCGCGCCCACGAATCGGCCTTCGCCGCGATCGCGACCCCCTGA
- a CDS encoding ADP-ribosylglycohydrolase family protein — protein sequence MEPVKQIACNPQVLLERARGALLGLAVGDALGAPAENMKPSEIRAKWGRIEGFVSEDPAGTDDTEYAIFSGLLLARHGSALTVSHVERAWHHWIADLDEGPFRGAGFSERGTLENLRRGLAAPISAQHRHAWSDGLAMRAAPFGVFAAGRPAEAARLVAIDGTVSHDGEGIYGGQAVAAGVAAAMAGGSAASVISAALSVIPSDSWTARSLRRAVTAAPRGERAVRSAVVIGGYPWTDLAPEAVGLAFGAFAACRGDFSSSVLTAVNMGRDADTTAAVAGALAGAMSGAAAIPTAWGSAIGPVRGSCLPSMRGYHVLDIADLLTPEYEAAR from the coding sequence ATGGAGCCGGTGAAGCAGATTGCATGCAATCCGCAGGTCCTCCTCGAACGGGCCCGGGGCGCTCTTCTGGGGCTCGCGGTGGGCGACGCGCTCGGCGCCCCCGCGGAGAACATGAAGCCGTCGGAGATCCGGGCGAAATGGGGCCGCATCGAGGGCTTCGTGTCGGAAGACCCGGCCGGTACGGACGACACCGAGTACGCGATCTTCTCGGGGCTGCTCCTGGCCCGCCACGGCTCGGCGCTCACCGTCAGCCACGTCGAACGGGCGTGGCACCACTGGATCGCGGACCTCGACGAAGGCCCGTTCCGGGGCGCGGGGTTCTCCGAGCGCGGCACGCTGGAGAACCTCCGCCGGGGCCTGGCGGCGCCCATCTCCGCCCAGCACCGGCACGCGTGGTCGGACGGACTGGCCATGCGGGCCGCGCCGTTCGGCGTCTTCGCGGCGGGTCGGCCCGCCGAGGCGGCGCGGCTGGTCGCCATCGACGGCACCGTCAGCCACGACGGCGAGGGCATCTACGGCGGCCAGGCGGTGGCGGCGGGCGTGGCGGCGGCCATGGCGGGCGGCAGCGCGGCGTCCGTGATCTCCGCGGCCCTCTCGGTCATCCCCTCGGACTCGTGGACGGCCCGCTCCCTGCGCCGCGCGGTCACCGCCGCCCCGCGCGGGGAACGGGCGGTCCGCTCGGCGGTGGTCATCGGCGGCTACCCGTGGACGGACCTCGCGCCGGAGGCGGTGGGCCTGGCGTTCGGCGCATTCGCCGCCTGCCGCGGCGACTTCTCCTCCTCCGTGCTCACCGCCGTGAACATGGGCCGCGACGCGGACACCACGGCCGCGGTGGCGGGCGCCCTGGCCGGCGCGATGTCCGGGGCCGCGGCGATCCCCACCGCCTGGGGCTCGGCCATCGGCCCGGTCCGCGGCAGCTGCCTCCCGTCGATGCGGGGCTACCACGTCCTGGACATCGCGGACCTCCTCACCCCCGAATACGAGGCCGCCCGATGA
- a CDS encoding VIT1/CCC1 transporter family protein, with protein MSIIDIEAPLHTAHRDNHTHRDVNGGWLRPAVFGAMDGLVSNLALMTGVAGGAVAPQTVVITGLAGLAAGAFSMAAGEYTSVASQRELVLAELDVERQQLRKHPIDEMEELAELYVSRGVEPALAREVAMQLSRDPEQALEIHAREELGIDPDDLPSPLVAAASSFGSFALGALLPVLPYLLGATALWPAVLLALAGLFACGAVVARVTARSWWYSGLRQLLLGGAAAGVTYVLGTWIGGAIG; from the coding sequence ATGTCCATCATCGACATCGAAGCACCGCTGCACACCGCCCACCGCGACAACCACACCCACCGCGACGTCAACGGTGGATGGCTGCGGCCGGCCGTCTTCGGTGCGATGGACGGGCTCGTCTCCAACCTCGCCCTCATGACCGGCGTGGCCGGCGGAGCCGTCGCCCCGCAGACCGTCGTGATCACCGGACTCGCCGGACTCGCCGCCGGAGCCTTCTCGATGGCCGCCGGCGAGTACACCTCCGTGGCTTCCCAGCGCGAGCTGGTCCTCGCCGAGCTCGACGTCGAGCGGCAGCAGCTGCGCAAGCACCCGATCGACGAGATGGAGGAGCTCGCCGAGCTCTACGTCTCCCGCGGCGTCGAGCCGGCGCTCGCCCGCGAGGTCGCCATGCAGCTGTCCCGCGATCCCGAGCAGGCCCTGGAGATCCACGCCCGCGAGGAGCTCGGCATCGACCCCGACGACCTGCCGTCGCCGCTCGTCGCCGCCGCCTCCTCCTTCGGCTCCTTCGCGCTGGGCGCGCTGCTCCCCGTACTGCCGTACCTGCTCGGCGCCACGGCCCTGTGGCCGGCGGTACTGCTCGCACTCGCCGGGCTCTTCGCCTGCGGCGCCGTCGTCGCCCGGGTCACCGCCCGGTCGTGGTGGTACAGCGGCCTGCGCCAGCTGCTGCTCGGCGGCGCGGCCGCCGGTGTGACGTACGTCCTGGGAACCTGGATCGGCGGAGCCATAGGCTGA
- a CDS encoding ADP-ribosylglycohydrolase family protein, which yields MIRSAPAPHPADARPGQPASDRRPIEGLLLGLAAGDAAGWPAARHRASRMPEWTRRLTRELDTFAEQNATTTLPVPIALNQPPEPLRLGPSDDAEWAAFVAESVLTAAGVLLSDLSRSRRMRAAIDLAWNALASEVAAAAERAPEVESAVLPLRARISVRAGLGNLATGLRPPATGHDNPHYFDDAACVRACVLAVVHPGDARAAADLAEFDARYTQDGDGVHGARAMAAAVATALTTADVDAAVDAALAQLPGATEIGRNARHAVGLARAHADGGAFAIVPTLEHEIVDHVYSYGIAAAETVPVALALATAARGRTTEAVPAAACLSRVADSAPALAGALTGAVGGGDSIPVAWREACRTLSGCALPRLAGTDLVELAALLAHTELTSPKG from the coding sequence GTGATCCGGTCCGCGCCGGCGCCGCACCCCGCGGACGCCCGGCCCGGACAGCCGGCATCGGACCGCCGTCCCATCGAAGGCCTCCTCCTCGGGCTCGCCGCAGGCGACGCGGCCGGCTGGCCCGCCGCCCGCCACCGCGCGAGCCGGATGCCCGAGTGGACCCGCCGCCTCACCCGCGAGCTCGACACCTTCGCCGAGCAGAACGCCACCACCACCCTCCCCGTCCCCATCGCCCTCAACCAGCCCCCGGAGCCGCTCCGCCTCGGCCCGTCCGACGACGCCGAATGGGCGGCCTTCGTCGCCGAGTCCGTGCTCACCGCCGCCGGCGTCCTCCTCAGCGACCTCTCCCGTTCCCGCCGCATGCGCGCCGCCATCGACCTCGCCTGGAACGCCCTCGCCTCCGAGGTCGCCGCGGCCGCGGAACGCGCACCCGAGGTGGAGTCCGCCGTACTCCCCCTCCGCGCCCGCATCTCCGTACGCGCCGGCCTCGGCAACCTCGCCACTGGCCTGCGCCCGCCGGCCACCGGCCACGACAACCCGCACTACTTCGACGACGCCGCCTGCGTGCGCGCCTGCGTCCTCGCCGTCGTCCACCCCGGCGACGCCCGGGCCGCCGCCGACCTCGCCGAGTTCGACGCCCGCTACACCCAGGACGGCGACGGCGTCCACGGCGCCCGCGCGATGGCCGCCGCCGTCGCCACCGCCCTCACCACCGCGGACGTCGACGCGGCAGTCGACGCAGCCCTCGCCCAGCTCCCCGGGGCCACCGAGATCGGCCGCAACGCCCGACACGCCGTCGGACTGGCCCGCGCCCACGCGGACGGCGGCGCGTTCGCCATCGTCCCGACCCTCGAGCACGAGATCGTGGACCACGTGTACAGCTACGGCATCGCCGCCGCCGAGACCGTCCCCGTGGCCCTCGCCCTCGCGACCGCCGCCCGCGGCAGGACGACCGAGGCCGTACCGGCTGCCGCCTGCCTGTCCCGCGTCGCGGACTCCGCCCCCGCCCTCGCCGGCGCGCTCACCGGCGCGGTCGGCGGCGGCGACTCGATCCCGGTCGCCTGGCGCGAGGCCTGCCGCACCCTCTCCGGCTGCGCCCTCCCCCGCCTCGCCGGCACCGACCTCGTGGAGCTCGCCGCGCTCCTCGCGCACACGGAACTCACCTCACCCAAAGGATGA